One window of uncultured Erythrobacter sp. genomic DNA carries:
- a CDS encoding class I SAM-dependent methyltransferase has product MARLIQQPLVMECEGWPGSASYRLLDSGAGRKYESFGPHAFIRPEPQAMWQPRLSDWPASGEFVPGSDEDGGGRWNLDPAVPADGWELGWNDVRFTALPTPFRHLQFFPDMAPVWDWMRAQLHGRDDAETLNMFGYTGLGTLALSDHGRVTHVDASKKSVAQARANAELSGMEDRSIRWLVDDAAKFTAREVRRERRYDGIILDPPKFGRGPKNETWRLEEGLPELIGDCAKLLDDKSAFLFLTVYAVRMSSLSIAGLLEEALRHLPGTIEHGDLAVREEGEGGRLLPTAIFARWSNSG; this is encoded by the coding sequence ATGGCGCGGCTCATCCAGCAGCCTCTTGTGATGGAGTGCGAAGGCTGGCCCGGAAGCGCATCCTATCGCCTGCTCGATAGCGGTGCGGGGCGCAAATATGAAAGCTTTGGCCCGCACGCATTTATCCGGCCCGAGCCGCAGGCAATGTGGCAACCGCGCCTTTCCGACTGGCCGGCCTCGGGCGAGTTTGTCCCCGGCTCGGACGAGGATGGCGGTGGGCGTTGGAATCTCGATCCTGCCGTCCCGGCGGATGGGTGGGAGCTGGGCTGGAACGATGTGCGTTTCACTGCGCTGCCAACCCCGTTCCGGCACCTGCAATTCTTCCCCGACATGGCGCCCGTATGGGACTGGATGCGCGCGCAATTGCACGGGCGCGACGATGCCGAGACGCTCAACATGTTCGGTTATACCGGCCTTGGCACACTCGCACTGTCGGACCATGGCCGTGTCACCCATGTCGATGCGTCGAAGAAGTCGGTGGCACAGGCGCGCGCGAATGCGGAGCTGTCGGGCATGGAGGATCGCTCGATCCGCTGGCTGGTCGACGATGCCGCCAAGTTCACTGCGCGCGAAGTTCGGCGAGAGCGGCGTTATGACGGGATTATCCTTGACCCGCCAAAGTTTGGTCGCGGGCCCAAGAACGAAACATGGCGGCTGGAAGAAGGCCTGCCCGAGCTGATCGGCGATTGCGCAAAGCTGCTCGATGACAAGAGCGCCTTCCTGTTCCTCACCGTCTATGCCGTGCGGATGAGCAGCCTTTCGATTGCCGGATTGCTCGAAGAAGCATTGCGCCACTTGCCCGGAACAATCGAGCATGGCGATCTGGCCGTGCGCGAAGAAGGAGAGGGTGGCCGCTTGCTCCCGACTGCCATCTTCGCGCGCTGGAGCAATTCCGGCTAA
- a CDS encoding dihydroneopterin aldolase yields the protein MEQTDSLILEVADLEVDVLTGIYSEETGKPQPLRITVQVRYDIADHYGPDTPLDASKNYMDLKFAASEGLPEGVHFKLIEAVADHICETLFAQDTRVQAVTVKIIKLAIAEANERIGITLHRERPAD from the coding sequence ATGGAACAGACCGATTCGCTTATCCTTGAAGTTGCCGATCTCGAAGTCGATGTCCTCACCGGCATCTATTCGGAGGAGACCGGCAAGCCCCAGCCGCTGCGCATCACGGTTCAGGTGCGCTATGATATTGCCGATCACTACGGCCCCGACACACCGCTTGATGCGAGCAAGAATTACATGGACCTGAAATTCGCGGCCTCTGAAGGGTTGCCCGAAGGTGTGCATTTCAAGCTGATCGAAGCGGTTGCCGACCATATTTGCGAGACGCTTTTCGCGCAGGATACGCGCGTGCAGGCGGTGACGGTGAAGATTATCAAGCTCGCCATTGCCGAGGCGAACGAGCGGATCGGGATCACGCTCCACCGCGAACGACCGGCGGATTGA
- a CDS encoding Rossmann fold domain-containing protein, translated as MQEVFEIEALPESGLAASAAFYRHYLDRAQTLLSREGLTSLAIVLPAAGQDENGWRRSLARDLARAHTPARVNVIGADGAAAKASMLAYLRDAPGVTGQYLAAHD; from the coding sequence ATGCAAGAGGTGTTCGAAATCGAGGCCTTGCCAGAAAGCGGCCTTGCCGCAAGTGCCGCCTTTTATCGCCATTATCTCGACCGCGCGCAAACGCTCTTGTCGCGCGAGGGCCTGACCTCGTTGGCGATTGTCTTGCCTGCTGCCGGTCAGGACGAAAATGGCTGGCGGCGCAGTTTGGCACGCGATCTTGCCCGCGCGCATACACCGGCCCGCGTGAATGTGATCGGTGCAGATGGCGCCGCAGCCAAAGCGTCAATGCTGGCATATTTAAGGGATGCGCCCGGTGTGACCGGCCAGTATCTTGCTGCTCATGACTGA
- the moaA gene encoding GTP 3',8-cyclase MoaA has protein sequence MTELPTRHPDIILVDAFKRRISYLRLSVTDRCDLRCTYCMPERMTFLPKREVLSLEELDQLASGFIERGVTKIRITGGEPLVRRDIMDLFRALGRRLGHGLQELTLTTNATQLAEHADGLAKAGVKRVNVSLDTLDRARFLQLSRRDALSKVLDGIAAAREAGLKVKLNAVALKGVNEDELPDLIAWAHGQGHEVTLIEVMPLGDVEEERLDQYLPLDAVRAQLERDWTLTPSDHSSGGPARYFDIAETGGRLGLITPHTHNFCDGCNRLRVTATGQLYPCLGGSEQVDLRAALRSEAPQEQLGRALDRAMIIKPEKHNFRMDERGADPALARHMSMTGG, from the coding sequence ATGACTGAGCTTCCCACCCGGCACCCGGATATTATACTGGTCGATGCGTTCAAGCGCAGGATTTCCTATCTGCGCCTGTCAGTGACCGATCGCTGCGATCTGCGCTGCACCTATTGCATGCCGGAACGCATGACCTTCCTTCCCAAGCGTGAGGTTCTCAGTCTCGAAGAGCTCGACCAATTGGCGAGTGGTTTCATCGAGCGCGGCGTCACCAAGATCCGCATCACTGGCGGAGAACCGCTGGTGCGGCGCGACATTATGGACCTGTTCCGCGCGCTTGGGCGCCGGCTTGGCCACGGTCTGCAAGAGCTGACGCTTACCACCAATGCGACCCAGCTTGCCGAACATGCCGACGGTTTGGCGAAAGCGGGGGTGAAGCGGGTCAATGTCTCGCTCGATACACTCGACCGCGCGCGCTTTTTGCAATTGTCGCGCCGCGATGCGCTGTCAAAAGTGCTCGACGGTATAGCGGCGGCGCGCGAGGCGGGGCTGAAGGTCAAGCTCAACGCGGTTGCGCTTAAGGGCGTGAATGAAGACGAGCTGCCAGACCTGATCGCGTGGGCGCATGGTCAGGGGCATGAAGTGACCCTGATCGAGGTGATGCCGCTCGGCGATGTCGAGGAGGAGAGGCTTGACCAGTATCTCCCGCTCGATGCGGTGCGTGCGCAGCTCGAGCGCGATTGGACACTCACGCCCAGCGACCATTCAAGCGGCGGCCCTGCGCGATATTTCGATATCGCAGAGACGGGCGGAAGGCTGGGGCTCATTACTCCGCACACCCACAATTTCTGCGACGGCTGCAACCGGTTGCGGGTGACGGCAACCGGCCAGCTTTACCCCTGCCTCGGCGGCAGCGAGCAAGTCGATCTGCGCGCGGCCTTGCGCTCGGAAGCACCGCAAGAGCAGCTGGGCAGGGCGCTCGACCGGGCTATGATTATCAAGCCGGAGAAGCACAATTTCCGCATGGATGAGCGCGGCGCTGATCCCGCCCTTGCGCGGCACATGTCGATGACGGGAGGGTAA
- a CDS encoding MoaD/ThiS family protein, whose product MAVTILFLGSLRDIAGEESRVVAAPLDWQGLLDAVGEGVASQLHGDRVNVACAGKVLGDKRDLLAKDGDEVALLPPVSGG is encoded by the coding sequence ATGGCGGTGACCATCCTCTTCCTTGGCTCTTTGCGCGACATTGCTGGCGAGGAAAGCCGCGTGGTCGCTGCGCCGCTCGACTGGCAGGGTCTGCTAGACGCTGTCGGAGAAGGGGTGGCGAGCCAGCTCCATGGCGACCGGGTCAATGTGGCATGCGCTGGCAAGGTGCTGGGTGACAAGCGTGATCTCCTCGCCAAGGACGGCGATGAAGTAGCGCTATTGCCCCCCGTGTCAGGCGGCTGA
- a CDS encoding molybdenum cofactor biosynthesis protein MoaE: MLDIRLLDQPLDPNPEIDRLACGTPDAGGIATFVGKVRAGGGVEALELSHYEPLTLPGMQSLGDSAAQRFDLMGLLMLHRIGQLAPGDPIVCVSAAARHRRDAILAVDFCMDHLKSAAWFWKRELRGGEWHWIEPRGADHSDLARWSD; this comes from the coding sequence ATGCTCGACATCCGCCTTCTCGATCAGCCTTTAGACCCGAACCCCGAGATTGACCGGCTGGCCTGCGGAACGCCGGACGCTGGCGGAATCGCGACGTTTGTTGGCAAGGTTCGCGCAGGCGGCGGCGTCGAGGCGTTAGAACTGTCGCATTACGAACCGCTCACCTTGCCCGGCATGCAGTCGCTTGGAGACAGCGCGGCGCAGCGCTTTGACCTGATGGGTCTGTTGATGCTCCACCGGATTGGACAGCTCGCTCCCGGCGATCCAATCGTATGCGTTTCGGCGGCCGCGCGTCATCGGCGCGATGCGATCCTCGCGGTTGATTTCTGCATGGATCACCTCAAGAGCGCGGCGTGGTTCTGGAAGCGCGAACTTAGGGGTGGTGAGTGGCATTGGATCGAACCACGCGGCGCCGATCACAGCGATCTTGCGCGCTGGAGCGACTAA
- a CDS encoding Crp/Fnr family transcriptional regulator, with protein MSLACETCPVRDSAACSVLTHDEREALSAAGRTRIIKRGEMLFAAGDDDAACATLVSGALKVSAVDREGTEQILALVHPSGFIGELFTPFAHHDVVALTESKLCTFARKDIERAIETYPALARALLRRSQEDLLATRNLLELTAHASAEARLAALIHDFAAAASDSSCHIARSFELPLTRGEIANMLGLTIETVSRKLGEIEEMGAIARKGKRGIELVDPALLQALSGRQSADL; from the coding sequence ATGAGCCTCGCTTGCGAGACCTGTCCTGTGCGCGACAGCGCGGCCTGCTCGGTTCTCACCCATGACGAGCGAGAGGCGCTTTCCGCTGCAGGGCGCACCCGCATCATCAAACGCGGCGAGATGCTGTTTGCGGCAGGCGATGACGATGCGGCCTGTGCGACGCTCGTCAGCGGAGCTCTCAAAGTGTCGGCAGTCGACCGTGAAGGGACCGAGCAGATCCTCGCCCTGGTCCATCCTTCAGGGTTTATCGGGGAGCTTTTCACCCCCTTCGCGCACCACGACGTAGTTGCGCTGACCGAGAGCAAGCTTTGCACTTTCGCGCGCAAGGATATCGAGCGGGCGATTGAGACCTATCCTGCGCTCGCGCGGGCGCTGCTGCGGCGCAGTCAGGAAGATTTGCTGGCGACGCGCAACCTGCTGGAGCTGACCGCACATGCCAGCGCCGAGGCGCGTCTGGCCGCTTTGATCCACGATTTCGCGGCCGCTGCGAGCGATTCTTCCTGTCACATTGCGCGCTCTTTCGAACTGCCGCTCACACGCGGAGAGATCGCCAATATGCTCGGCCTGACGATTGAGACCGTCAGCCGCAAGCTTGGTGAGATTGAGGAGATGGGGGCGATTGCACGCAAAGGTAAGCGCGGGATCGAACTGGTCGACCCCGCGCTTCTTCAGGCCCTCTCCGGGCGCCAGTCAGCTGATCTTTAA
- the rplU gene encoding 50S ribosomal protein L21 — translation MFAVVRTGGKQYRVAAGDKIAVEKLAGEAGDTITLGDVLLAGEGDNVADAAKVTVSAEIIAQAKSEKVVVFKKRRRHNYRRKAGHRQQMTLLRITDVGEGKKKAPAKKADAEAKAAPAKKAAPAKKEAEKKAPAKKAAPKKEAAAKKPAAKKAPAKKAPAKKAAPKADKK, via the coding sequence ATGTTCGCAGTAGTGCGCACGGGCGGCAAGCAGTATCGGGTTGCCGCCGGAGACAAGATAGCCGTTGAAAAACTCGCTGGTGAAGCGGGTGACACGATCACTTTGGGCGACGTTCTGCTCGCTGGCGAAGGTGACAATGTCGCCGACGCTGCGAAAGTGACGGTTTCGGCAGAAATCATTGCCCAAGCCAAGAGCGAGAAGGTCGTCGTTTTCAAAAAACGTCGCCGTCACAATTATCGCCGTAAGGCCGGCCATCGCCAACAGATGACGCTGCTGCGCATCACCGATGTGGGCGAAGGCAAGAAGAAGGCTCCAGCCAAGAAGGCTGACGCCGAGGCCAAGGCAGCACCGGCAAAGAAAGCCGCACCTGCCAAGAAGGAAGCCGAGAAGAAGGCTCCCGCCAAGAAGGCAGCTCCGAAGAAAGAAGCAGCGGCCAAGAAGCCCGCAGCCAAGAAAGCACCGGCTAAAAAGGCGCCTGCCAAGAAGGCAGCGCCCAAGGCCGACAAGAAGTAA
- the rpmA gene encoding 50S ribosomal protein L27, translated as MAHKKAGGSSRNGRDSVGRRLGVKKFGGQDVIGGNIIVRQRGTKFYPGTNVGMGKDHTLFALGEGVVRFHKGKLGRKYVSVDAIAEAAE; from the coding sequence ATGGCACACAAAAAAGCAGGCGGTTCATCGCGTAACGGTCGCGACTCAGTCGGTCGCCGCCTTGGTGTGAAGAAGTTCGGCGGTCAGGACGTGATCGGCGGCAACATCATCGTGCGTCAGCGCGGCACCAAATTCTATCCGGGCACCAATGTCGGTATGGGCAAGGACCATACCCTTTTCGCCCTCGGCGAAGGTGTGGTGCGATTCCACAAGGGTAAGCTTGGCCGCAAATATGTGTCGGTAGACGCGATTGCGGAAGCAGCCGAATAA
- a CDS encoding GNAT family N-acetyltransferase, which yields MFHRSDRLLLRPIWPEDWKGVLAGIADEGVVRNLARAPWPYVEQDARNFTRLPIAPMHPRFLITRARDAQVVGCIGIDPPPADEGQDAGTVEIGYWIARPFWGQGFATEAGRAVLEIAHTLGYSRVIGSHFLDNPASGKVLEKLGFEPTGRVVERHSCGRGEEAPTAEYALSLEGISAADNAQAA from the coding sequence GTGTTCCATCGCAGCGACAGATTATTGCTGAGACCGATCTGGCCAGAGGACTGGAAAGGCGTGCTTGCGGGCATCGCTGACGAGGGCGTCGTGCGCAATCTCGCGCGCGCTCCATGGCCCTATGTCGAGCAGGATGCGCGCAACTTTACCCGTCTGCCCATCGCGCCGATGCATCCGCGTTTCCTCATCACCCGAGCGCGCGACGCGCAGGTCGTCGGCTGCATCGGTATCGATCCGCCGCCTGCTGACGAAGGCCAGGATGCGGGCACGGTTGAAATTGGCTACTGGATTGCGCGGCCCTTCTGGGGGCAGGGCTTTGCCACCGAAGCAGGGCGCGCGGTGCTCGAAATCGCACACACGCTCGGCTATTCGCGCGTCATCGGCTCGCATTTTCTCGACAATCCTGCCTCAGGCAAGGTTCTGGAAAAGCTCGGTTTCGAGCCGACCGGCCGGGTGGTCGAACGCCATTCTTGTGGGCGCGGGGAAGAGGCTCCGACGGCGGAATATGCTCTCTCGCTCGAAGGGATATCTGCGGCAGACAATGCGCAGGCGGCGTGA
- a CDS encoding helix-turn-helix domain-containing protein, producing the protein MTSRKRLSPEESRSSALEAARALLIETGPQSVTLKAVASRIGRTHANLLHHFGSASGLQKALAEHLARTVCETIIEAVHASRAGLGSAREVVDLAFDAFDREGAGALTSWMLLTGNEDALNPIISTIHDLVDEIAPGEADHQGDEMFVHKDTLNLVLLALGDALIGAALAKSLGLPRDTARQRAAATLEASLAENNAAEA; encoded by the coding sequence ATGACAAGTCGCAAGAGATTAAGTCCCGAAGAATCGCGCAGTTCCGCTCTCGAAGCGGCGCGCGCATTGCTGATCGAGACAGGCCCGCAATCGGTGACGCTGAAAGCCGTCGCTTCGCGGATCGGGCGCACCCATGCCAATTTGCTGCACCATTTCGGCTCGGCCTCGGGTTTGCAAAAGGCGCTGGCTGAGCATCTCGCCCGGACCGTATGCGAGACGATTATCGAGGCGGTCCATGCGAGCCGCGCGGGTCTAGGCTCGGCGCGCGAAGTGGTGGATCTGGCCTTTGATGCATTCGACCGCGAGGGCGCGGGCGCGCTGACCAGCTGGATGCTGCTGACAGGCAATGAGGACGCGCTCAACCCGATCATATCGACCATTCACGATCTGGTGGACGAGATTGCGCCCGGTGAAGCCGATCATCAGGGCGACGAGATGTTCGTCCACAAGGACACGCTCAATCTGGTGCTTCTGGCGCTGGGTGATGCACTGATCGGTGCGGCTTTGGCGAAGTCGCTCGGCCTTCCGCGTGACACGGCGCGTCAACGTGCAGCCGCGACGCTCGAGGCCTCGCTGGCCGAGAACAACGCCGCCGAAGCCTAG
- a CDS encoding folate-binding protein, with protein sequence MSATWLKSRAVIRLAPLEAGEDVRSFLQGLVTNDVSGELPVYAAMLSAQGKAMFDFFVWDGGDGAVLLDCEAEHADELAKRLSLYRLRRKIEIARDEGAAVHWSLAAQEGSASDPRLTQLGHRWLGAQEGSEPADAAYLAHRLSLGVPEGRAELGDILWLETNAVELNGVSFEKGCYIGQENTARMNWRNKVNRRLVVVPLDSSDEARRKAAYPELGLAVDHLRVSDLDPSALPDWQAAGIAD encoded by the coding sequence ATGAGCGCCACTTGGCTGAAATCACGCGCGGTAATCCGCCTGGCGCCGCTGGAGGCAGGCGAAGATGTGCGCAGCTTCCTGCAAGGGCTCGTCACCAACGATGTCTCGGGCGAACTGCCGGTCTATGCCGCAATGCTCAGCGCGCAGGGCAAGGCGATGTTCGACTTTTTCGTATGGGATGGCGGCGATGGCGCCGTGTTGCTGGATTGCGAGGCAGAGCACGCTGACGAACTTGCAAAGCGTCTCTCGCTCTACCGACTGCGCCGCAAGATCGAGATCGCGCGCGATGAAGGAGCCGCTGTGCATTGGAGCCTCGCCGCGCAAGAAGGCTCCGCCTCCGACCCACGCCTCACGCAATTGGGTCACCGATGGTTGGGAGCGCAAGAAGGCTCAGAACCCGCCGATGCAGCATACCTGGCTCACCGGCTCTCACTCGGCGTGCCCGAAGGTCGCGCGGAGCTGGGCGATATCCTCTGGCTCGAAACCAATGCGGTCGAGCTGAACGGCGTCAGCTTTGAGAAGGGCTGCTATATCGGGCAGGAAAACACCGCGCGGATGAATTGGCGCAATAAGGTCAATCGGCGGCTGGTTGTCGTCCCGCTCGATTCGTCTGACGAAGCGCGGCGCAAGGCGGCCTATCCCGAACTCGGGCTGGCGGTCGATCACTTGCGGGTGAGCGATCTCGATCCTTCCGCGCTGCCCGACTGGCAGGCAGCAGGGATCGCAGACTAG
- the pyrC gene encoding dihydroorotase produces the protein MTDTLTIRRPDDWHLHFRDGEVMRGVVPYTARQFGRAIVMPNLSPPVTSAAMAAEYRERILAAVPDGTRFTPLMTCYLTDTTDADDLARGAAEGVFTAAKLYPANATTNSAYGVSDVTRIYPVLERMETEGIVLCVHGEVTDNEIDVFDREAEFIERHMRAIVVDFPQLKVVFEHITTADAARFVAEAGPNVAATITPQHLHINRNAMLVGGIQPHNYCLPVAKRETHRLALRAMATSGSGKFFLGTDSAPHLRSAKETACGCAGIFNAPFALESYLKVFEEEGALDRFEAFASLNGPAFYGLPVNDEEITLERAEVQVPETLALAGEEIVPWHAGQTLGWRIAG, from the coding sequence ATGACAGACACGCTGACAATTCGCCGCCCTGATGACTGGCACCTGCATTTCCGCGATGGCGAGGTGATGCGCGGGGTTGTTCCCTACACTGCGCGCCAGTTTGGCCGTGCGATTGTGATGCCGAACCTCTCCCCGCCGGTGACAAGCGCGGCGATGGCGGCGGAATACCGGGAGCGGATTCTGGCAGCGGTGCCTGATGGGACGCGCTTCACCCCGCTGATGACCTGCTATCTGACTGACACGACCGACGCCGACGATCTGGCGCGCGGAGCGGCTGAAGGCGTGTTCACTGCGGCCAAGCTTTACCCCGCCAACGCCACCACCAATTCCGCGTATGGCGTTAGCGATGTAACACGCATCTACCCCGTGCTTGAACGGATGGAGACCGAAGGCATCGTGCTGTGCGTCCACGGTGAAGTGACCGACAACGAGATCGACGTGTTCGACCGCGAAGCGGAGTTCATCGAGCGCCACATGCGCGCAATTGTCGTCGATTTCCCGCAGCTTAAAGTGGTGTTTGAACACATCACCACAGCTGACGCGGCGCGTTTTGTCGCCGAAGCCGGACCGAATGTCGCCGCGACGATCACCCCGCAGCACTTGCACATCAACCGCAACGCGATGCTGGTGGGCGGGATCCAGCCGCACAATTACTGCCTTCCGGTGGCCAAGCGCGAGACTCACCGGCTGGCGCTGCGCGCTATGGCGACTTCGGGCAGCGGCAAATTCTTCTTGGGCACCGACAGCGCCCCGCATTTGCGCTCTGCCAAAGAGACCGCTTGCGGCTGCGCGGGCATTTTCAACGCGCCCTTCGCGCTCGAAAGTTATCTCAAAGTGTTTGAGGAAGAGGGCGCGCTGGACCGGTTCGAAGCCTTTGCCTCGCTCAACGGACCGGCGTTCTATGGCCTGCCGGTCAACGATGAAGAGATCACCCTGGAACGCGCCGAAGTGCAGGTTCCTGAAACGCTCGCACTGGCGGGTGAAGAGATCGTGCCCTGGCACGCAGGCCAAACCCTCGGCTGGCGGATCGCGGGTTAG
- the rarD gene encoding EamA family transporter RarD, with amino-acid sequence MQSAPPSPSPDTPSGLPAALGAYFIWGFLPLYLLLVTSVPPFEFVGWRIIWTLPFCLLIVALRKQFPALRAALSNPRTMLALLASAVLIAVNWFVYIWAIMENQVYAASLGYYLNPLLNVLLGTLLLGEKLSKWQWLAVAIALAAVALLSAGALTTLWISLTLAFSFGLYGIVRKQVDVGSLPGLTIESLILLLPACGIAWYYAGSPAGTSFGQDWFLSLAIIFSGVVTAVPLLLFAIAARRMNYSTLGFIQYLAPTIVFLLGLTVFGEQLRPVQLGSFILIWIAVAIFVADLWASSRRAKAAKSIAAA; translated from the coding sequence ATGCAAAGCGCCCCTCCCTCACCATCGCCAGATACGCCTTCGGGCCTCCCCGCAGCGCTCGGCGCGTATTTCATCTGGGGCTTTCTACCGCTCTACCTGCTGCTGGTGACAAGCGTGCCGCCGTTCGAATTTGTCGGCTGGCGGATCATATGGACCTTGCCGTTCTGCTTGCTGATCGTGGCCTTGCGCAAACAGTTCCCGGCATTGCGCGCAGCGTTGTCCAATCCGCGCACCATGCTGGCGCTGCTGGCAAGCGCGGTGCTGATCGCGGTGAACTGGTTCGTCTATATCTGGGCGATCATGGAGAACCAGGTCTATGCGGCGAGCCTTGGCTACTATCTCAACCCGCTGCTTAACGTACTGCTTGGCACGCTGCTGCTGGGTGAGAAGCTGTCGAAATGGCAATGGCTGGCGGTTGCGATTGCACTGGCGGCGGTGGCGCTGCTTTCCGCTGGCGCGCTCACCACCTTGTGGATCAGCCTAACTCTCGCATTCAGCTTTGGCCTTTATGGCATTGTTCGCAAACAGGTTGATGTGGGATCGCTGCCGGGCCTCACGATCGAGAGCCTGATTCTGCTCCTGCCCGCATGCGGCATCGCCTGGTATTATGCAGGCAGCCCGGCAGGCACGTCATTCGGTCAGGACTGGTTCCTCAGCCTTGCGATCATCTTTTCCGGCGTGGTCACAGCGGTGCCGCTACTGCTGTTCGCGATAGCGGCGCGGCGGATGAATTACTCAACGCTCGGCTTCATTCAATATCTCGCGCCGACCATCGTCTTCCTGCTCGGCCTGACGGTGTTTGGCGAGCAGCTGCGCCCCGTCCAGCTGGGCAGTTTCATCCTGATCTGGATTGCGGTTGCGATCTTTGTCGCCGACCTGTGGGCCAGCAGCCGCCGTGCGAAAGCCGCAAAGTCGATCGCTGCCGCCTAA
- the astD gene encoding succinylglutamate-semialdehyde dehydrogenase, whose product MTDNILISIAPATGEEVWRGAIGDVDSAVSRARRAWHAWAARALANRVEIARRFANEVRKDADKLAELIANETGKPLWEARTEVDAVVAKVDISVQAYAERTGKKKLDSALQGSSAVRHKPHGVMAVLGPYNFPAHLPNGHMIPALIAGNVILFKPSEKTPAVAEALVDCWNRSGAPEDTVQLIIGGPDEGKTLVAHPGVDGVLFTGSAQAGIAINRKLAANPSKIVALEMGGNNPIVVTDTPKLSDAAALIVQSAFTTAGQRCTAARRLIVVDHLYDDLMAELLPLAKKLVVDEPFAEPQPFMGPVIDNETADRLNESFLALLTAGGKALLHMRRTDPDKPFLTPGIIDTTNIPDRPDVELFGPLLQVIRVPDLDAAIAEANNTRFGLSASLIGGSPDDYGRFWANIRAGIINWNRPTNGASSKAPFGGIGLSGNHRPAAYYAADYCAYPVASTEMDQPRANIGVGLKSD is encoded by the coding sequence GTGACCGATAACATCCTGATTTCGATTGCCCCCGCAACCGGGGAAGAAGTGTGGCGCGGCGCCATCGGCGATGTCGATTCGGCGGTCAGCCGCGCACGGCGCGCCTGGCATGCCTGGGCTGCGCGGGCATTGGCGAACCGGGTTGAGATAGCCCGCCGCTTTGCCAATGAAGTGCGCAAGGATGCTGATAAGCTTGCCGAACTGATTGCCAATGAAACTGGCAAACCCTTGTGGGAAGCGCGCACCGAAGTCGATGCGGTGGTCGCAAAGGTTGATATCTCGGTTCAGGCCTATGCCGAGCGCACCGGCAAGAAGAAGCTCGACAGCGCCCTGCAGGGCAGCTCTGCCGTGCGGCACAAACCGCACGGTGTGATGGCCGTGCTGGGGCCGTATAACTTCCCCGCGCACCTGCCCAATGGCCACATGATCCCCGCGCTGATCGCGGGCAATGTGATCCTGTTCAAACCGTCGGAAAAGACGCCCGCCGTGGCCGAGGCGCTGGTCGATTGCTGGAACCGCTCGGGCGCACCCGAAGACACCGTACAGCTCATCATCGGCGGCCCCGACGAAGGCAAAACTCTGGTGGCGCATCCCGGCGTTGACGGCGTGCTGTTCACCGGATCGGCGCAGGCAGGCATCGCGATCAATCGCAAACTCGCCGCCAATCCGTCGAAAATCGTCGCGCTCGAAATGGGCGGAAACAATCCGATTGTCGTCACCGATACGCCCAAACTGAGCGATGCGGCTGCGCTGATTGTGCAGAGCGCGTTCACCACAGCAGGACAGCGCTGCACCGCTGCACGCCGGCTGATCGTGGTCGACCATCTCTATGATGACCTGATGGCCGAACTGCTCCCGCTCGCCAAAAAGCTGGTGGTGGATGAACCCTTTGCCGAACCGCAGCCCTTTATGGGGCCGGTGATCGACAACGAGACTGCCGACCGCTTGAACGAAAGCTTTCTGGCGCTGCTGACAGCGGGGGGCAAGGCGCTGCTTCACATGCGGCGCACCGATCCGGATAAGCCTTTCCTCACGCCGGGCATTATCGACACGACAAATATTCCCGACCGGCCCGATGTCGAGCTGTTCGGGCCATTGTTGCAGGTCATCCGTGTGCCTGATCTCGACGCAGCAATTGCAGAGGCGAACAACACCCGCTTCGGCCTGTCGGCTTCGTTGATTGGCGGATCGCCCGATGATTACGGGCGGTTCTGGGCCAATATTCGCGCAGGGATCATCAACTGGAACCGCCCCACCAATGGCGCATCGTCCAAGGCTCCGTTTGGCGGGATCGGTCTGTCAGGCAATCATCGCCCGGCGGCATATTACGCAGCGGACTACTGCGCCTATCCCGTGGCCAGCACCGAGATGGATCAGCCGCGCGCTAATATCGGGGTTGGTCTGAAAAGCGACTGA